Sequence from the Microplitis demolitor isolate Queensland-Clemson2020A chromosome 2, iyMicDemo2.1a, whole genome shotgun sequence genome:
TCAGTTTCGTCATTTAGAATTTTCTCCTCTGAATTTACATCTCCAGTTTCTAAATCCTCATCGATTCCCTCCTGGGACAGTGGAAAAACTCCTTCATCCTGGGAATCGACGTCCTTACAATCAGAGTCAGTCTTATCGCTGTCATTAAATGAGGTGTCATCTAAATGACTCTGACAAAAAGAACTATCATCAAGTTTGCTTTTACTCAAGCTCTCGTCACCCTGACTCTTATCTtcctcatcatcattatcagcATTTCTAGACCTGGTTTTTTCCCATTGTTCTACTAAATCTTTCCAAGGATcttcaaaaaatgattcatGTACGTAACTATTTccattactttctttttttccttGGTAAtgattctaaataaataaataaaaataaatcaacgtaaaaataaaagaacacaaaaaaaataaatgatcttGAAGtcagcagacaattaacaattttcagattttttttcaacaaatcattGGGgcctttttttgaatttatggttttaaaaaaattcaaaaaatcatcagaAGTTTGTTgacttcaataaaaaaaaaaaaacttaccgaATTCCTACCACGTGAGTAACGTGGATTAAATTTTGGTGAaaacgatttattaaaattaccacGTGGACTGGAACCAGGACTGTCATTTCTACCAAGAGAGTAACGTTGATGTTGTCCATAAAATTGTCCTGTTTGTTTCTGGGTATGATAAAATGGCGATGATGGTGACAAAGTTGACGACGGAGATGAGAGCGATGGTGAAGGTAAACTGTTGCTAAATGGCGatggtaaattattattaaatggaaTATAATCATCACTTGAACCACTGGTATTTAATGGCTCATTATTTGTCGTTGATGTCGGTGATATAGAATTAgcgtcattatttttattattccagTAACCTCTTTGTTTACGATAATAAGGTTtaggtgaatattcactttGTCCCTGATGACGACCACGTGGTGTACTAAATGGtgacttattcatttttttaaaaatttaaatttaattatcactcagtaaaatatttgaattttttaaaattatttattaatttttaccccAACAATTTGTTTGTACAAAACAAAACTCAACAAAACCAACATGGACACTTTATGTAATCGATATTGATAAATCGATTACACTCAATCGATAACTCGAaagtttttagatttttataaaaaaaattttcttcaagtaattaattacaaataacttacaatttaattaattaattaatgtctagtatttaaaagtacttatttaattaaataaatttaaaatttttattattgccgCGCTTTGCGCATGCGTCAAAATTACCGACTGCGCAGTATAATTGCAGCAGagtcgaatttaaaattataaataaatagagtaaataattaatttttaaaatttaaaaaaagcgcgcgtttaaaaaatttaaaaattgataagcgcattttttaaaaatattattttttaaattatttactctatttatttattgttttaaatttgtttggtACACTCACACTAATATACGCAGTTCGCAAATAACGCGCATGCGCGGTCTTTTTCAACTTACGGCTGTCTTGTAAATTAGTCGCTTGTGGTCGCTCGCGTCGATGACAATAAACTTTAATACTCTTGGGTCCGCACCcgttttcataaataaaagactgtagtttattattacttgTGTGTACATAATTGCTTGatgatacataaaaaaatccatgggGGCTGGTGTACTCTCAATTACTCTCGGTCTCAATGAACGCATCGAGTGTCGTGTTGGTGCGCgtgtgtttttttaaaaataatttagttttttttttttaccaaatattATTCTacacataaataattacgctgaatttgaatttaaaatttaaatgattttaaaaataaactcgcgcaattttatttaaaattaaattaactcgGAGTACAAAAgttggtaataaataaaaaaaaacgtggcTTGTAAACCGGCAGAAAATCACgtgtaaataaaagaaagaaaaagtttgttatttttgtggtgaatttataaattaattgagtttatttattattattgttattatttgtagATACCGAGTTATGATTTATTGAGCAAGTAACATCTTGGATAAAGACCGAGCGTGACTGACATTTTCACTTACTTTGTGTACAGAGAGAGAGTATGCACGAGagttaagttatttaaataagaacgAGTGCGAGATCTTTCAAATGacgggtaaaaaaataataaattcaccCAGTGactctcattttatttattttattttaaaatataaataaatgataaattgagatagaatttaattgtaagtaaaCAAGCACGACAATGGGTTTGGGTCAGAGTCGCGATGCTAATGGAAATAGTGACGGCTGTGGTGATGCTTCTGTTGATGGAGGTGATGCTGGTGTTGGAATGCGAGATGGATTGGGTATCAAAAGCACCACCGGTCAACAACATCATCAGCAGTATCGATATTGTCAGACGCCGAGTTTGGGAACTGGGAGTCTGGGTGGACCACCACCGCACACTAGGAGCGGGAGTGTTAGATCCACACCGAGACAACCTATGCCCGATACCATTGAACTCGAGAGACGTTTCACTAAAGTCCTTGTAAGTTTATTGTcatgcttttatttttttttatttagttttttttagccTAGGTTTACAgacaaataacaattttagtttttttcaagatgttaattacaaaaaaaaaaaaactaaaaatatgcacatgtagaaaatttaaaaaactacaagtacaattttttaaaatattttttttattataatttatcattttagaAAAAGTCAAAGGATTAGATCTCGGCTAACTTTTGTATCATAGAAAACAatcaagaatttttgaaatttttttttcaaggaataaaaaaaaataaaaactaaaaaaatgcacatgtagaaaatttaaaaaactacaagtacaattttttaaaatattttttttattataatttatcattttagaAAAAGTCAAAGGATTAGATCTCGGCTAACTTTTGTATCATAGAAAACaatcaagaattttaaaatttttttttcaaggaatcaaaaaaaataaaaactaaaaaaatgcacatgtagaaaattaaaaaaactaaaagtgcaattttttaaaatattttttttttttttgtaatctatcgcttttaaaaaaattcaaagactATCAGTCGTCGTActtatcatattttttcatgtcAATGTCAGAGTACTCACTCTCagatgtaaaataataaaaaagtgtacTTGAATATGTTAATTACGCTGTAAATTTTGCTgtcaacttaaattttttaaattcatgatTTATGACTTTATGagccataatttttttaattaattatgatgtCATTTCAAGATTACTTATTATGATTATGCAATTAAATAGCCTTGGTTTATTGTTTtactacatattttttttccgtaaaagATATGAATCATTGGAACGGTTTCAACGTCAAGATTagaaacttatttaaatcatgCTTCAGTACTTCTCTTAattgtttctattttaataattaatttttttatataatttattataaatattaattaccataatttaaaatatttattatttattccattagtataaaaaaaatgattaaatacataattaagcCGAATGAAAGAAAGAGTAACAAGAAAAAGATTCAGAgcgagaattaaaaaaatgagagaTTAAAATTCCACAAGTGCATCCATGAAGTTTGATATGACACCGCAATGTGTCACGTCGTAATCGCGGTTTCTATATTTCccaagtaaactttttttttccatcttaCGTCTCTCCGCTTATTAAACCATAAACCAatacatgaaataaaataattccttaTCGAATACAATTAACTcgctttcatttttatttcacaattttttttatttatatatttatatattaattttcatatccTCATGCTTCCACGTAAGAGAAAAACCGTGATATTGTAAACCGTACATAGCAgtacaaattatataattaaataatgatatatataagtaaatatatataaacatgtaTGGATAAAGTGTTTAACAATTTGTCAAAGTAATTTCAAAGTCATTAGCCCCGAGTAATGTTGAAGACAACGAGCAACGACCCATCACAAACAACACGGACACGAGGAACGAGTACTCTACTCTCTACTCTCTTCCTCAATACAAAAACTACTCTCCCTTTACTTAACTTGTCTATATTTTACACACGTTGTGCTGCTTTATAAACGATCTCTTTGGCTGGCAACTGTATTTATTCATCCATAACACGTGACTATGGTTTACTTGGGTTTACTGTAGTCCCTGTCGTCCCTGTAGTCCTATGCCTTTtacatatgtttatatatatatgtagatgtatatgtatatgtatatgtatatagatgtGGGAGGCATACGAGTATTATACAGCCGGACGCGTTTGACTACCGTTCACTATCGGTTAATACccaacaatataataatacacaCAACAAAAACCTATTCGTTTCATTCGTCAATTCGTCCTGTTATGTATGACTCAACATtgcaattttaattctttgtttatattatttaccatTTCCTATATGTACTACGTGTGTTAATATATGTGGACAATTGTTGTCACTTTGTCTaggcttaaaattttaactacaattattactttatttattaattaattatcagttatatactttttgatactgtatatttttattttaattcaaaatgacgTTTATTTGCTACCATTggagtattaattttttttttcaattcatattcatttttttttaataaatatttactgttaTTTTCGTAGAACAGTGTCatggtatatatttatatatatgttattgttgaaaaattgtGATTGCACAATAATTATGTTGCTTATCAGCTACCATTTGTTAATCGTCATTTTTActccaatatatttttatttttattgaaaattatatttatttattcaaattttggagtaggaatttacttaaaattctaattcataaatttttttaaaatatatataaatattttcatatatatgattaattataaaatttttactccgatatatatttattttaattaaaaataaaattttatttaaatttcggagtattaatttttaaaaaattctaatacatttttttttaaataaaaatttacaattatttgcATACAATGGTGTCactacatgtatatatgtgtatatacaaTTAATGACAAAATTTACTCCAATATATTtctacttaaattaaaaataaaataaatctattaaatttttggaataattaatttttaaaaaattctgataaaCATTTACGATTGTTCCCGTACAATGATGTCatagtatatatgtacatgtatatactaatatataaaataaaatacaatagtaTGTGATGGTGAACGAACTAAACGCGAAGAGAATGACGCGTCACTTAATTTTAGACTTTGCTCACTCATTCACTACATTCATCATATTAATATCatctctaatatatatttatatatttattgtcaaccatgtaaatattttttcttaatttgtttattgataaatatttgttgTTAAATTTGTATGGTAAAATcgtgtaaaattaattgataaatttaatcttaAGTAATTAcgagttatttaatttatgataacacagttttatactttttttatttagagattttaattgtaataaatatgttgGATGTGAATGGGTGTAagttaatgttttaaaataaaaataaatatgctgATAGATGAATGGACTCATACATACGTAATGTGACATTCAAGTGAGCGGATGTTAACGAATTATACTTCccgaagataaaaaaaaattttttttttattatttttatttactttttttagttgaagaGTAGAATAGAAAGTATTCATCTTTTAATAGATGACGAATGACTTGCAGTATATTTCaatgtgattttaattatttatttttatttttatatttgtaaccgactattatttttttaatttcatttttaatctctcctttattttaattcaacattTAGTGTCTTTTTATGAgtactgtaattaattatagataattataagCTACGAAAATATGACTATCTtttagatgataaaaaaattaatttaattttgtcaattttaattaatttcatacttgacgtaatgaattttatttttttttaaagtcgaattgttttataataattatatactttctgttaattattaacattatttttaattagctttacatttttataaaaatttgattaatgttttttgtaagtaaataagttaagaaatttaataacaattttatattttaataaactagagtattaaatttaaaaagaaaatttaatgtttagaacttgagtaaattttttttgaaaaaaaaaaaaaaaaaaaaaaaaatttactcaaaaatttggagtttaaaatttcttaaattttaaaaaattgttttttcacttGAAGAACTCcaatctttataatttttaaatataagatGACAGCCAGTAAATTAACGCATAGTCAGTGAATGTAcggtcatatttttaaaatatttttgataaaaaaattccaaaaaattataaattaagttctaaaagttgtcaattaaacagcaatcaattattttctttttgtcattgtaattaaaatctaaatgacatatataaaaattaactaatgtctataaaatatatatataaaaattaaaattttttaaaattaaatatatatcaaaactTTAGAATATagacataatttttagtaaatttcatagaaatctcTGCTGCATTTATCCTCATggtagaatttaaaaaaaatttcgccaTAGTTTTTCATAATTTGTCAAGTAGATTTCAAAAATCCCAtaagttcaaaagtttatatatatatacatatatctttgatgatttttgacctcgaaattcatcaaaaatatcaaaaaaattaatttctaattaaattttatctcaaaagcgaaataaaaaaataaaaaatcaactcctaggctttttttaaattaaaaaaaaataaatttatttaattatatttttgactaGGGTAATATAATACTAGtactaaaaaaagaaaatcccATATGTTATAGGCATCAATGGATTTACCACCCGACAAAGCGAAGCTTTTGAAGCAATACGACAATGAAAAGAAGTGGGATATCATATGTGATCAAGTAAGTTCATCATAATCATTGTATACAACTATTATACATCAATATATAccgacagaaaaaaaaatatgtacagaCGTTTgtgttcgaaaaaaaaat
This genomic interval carries:
- the LOC103572195 gene encoding homeobox protein 12, translating into MNKSPFSTPRGRHQGQSEYSPKPYYRKQRGYWNNKNNDANSISPTSTTNNEPLNTSGSSDDYIPFNNNLPSPFSNSLPSPSLSSPSSTLSPSSPFYHTQKQTGQFYGQHQRYSLGRNDSPGSSPRGNFNKSFSPKFNPRYSRGRNSNHYQGKKESNGNSYVHESFFEDPWKDLVEQWEKTRSRNADNDDEEDKSQGDESLSKSKLDDSSFCQSHLDDTSFNDSDKTDSDCKDVDSQDEGVFPLSQEGIDEDLETGDVNSEEKILNDETDCQSCK